A region from the Pelobates fuscus isolate aPelFus1 chromosome 3, aPelFus1.pri, whole genome shotgun sequence genome encodes:
- the LOC134600720 gene encoding C-C chemokine receptor type 5-like, translating into MTSSATMNVTAHAIFTTEEYEYPENYITDVEIISPYTSIFTPIVYCLTFVFGLIGNILVIIVLVGCKKLSTMTDIYLLNMAISDMVFVLSLPFLAYRATDQWVFGDFMCKLLSALYFTGFYSGIFFIMIISVDRYMAVVHVVFSLKFRTVHWALIISIIIWLISFFFSIPSFIPHQVVHNHYSFCVPIFPSDSIINWKLFSYININIFGLIIPLCTLTFCYSQIIMNLRRNKTKQKKYAIRLILTVVIVFYLFWGPYNILLFLYILEMFGILNDRDVSHLNLAFDITQILTYVHCCLNPIIYTFAGEKFKKYLYIILRKPFRAMKTSRIRQSFQSSFTDRTSTSKESRTCSVTDELV; encoded by the exons ATGACTTCTT cTGCTACCATGAATGTTACTGCTCATGCAATCTTCACTACAGAAGAATATGAATATCCAGAAAATTATATAACAGATGTGGAAATTATATCCCCTTACACATCCATTTTCACACCTATTGTCTATTGCCTAACATTTGTCTTTGGATTGATTGGAAATATTTTGGTCATTATCGTGTTGGTAGGCTGTAAGAAGCTTAGCACTATGACGGACATTTACCTACTAAACATGGCGATTTCTGACATGGTCTTTGTCCTGTCCTTGCCATTTTTAGCCTATAGAGCCACAGACCAGTGGGTGTTTGGAGATTTCATGTGCAAATTATTATCTGCATTGTACTTCACTGGATTTTATAGTGGTATATTCTTTATAATGATCATAAGTGTGGACCGCTACATGGCAGTTGTTCATGTTGTTTTTTCGCTCAAATTTAGAACAGTCCATTGGGCATTAATCATTAGTATTATAATTTGGCTtatatcttttttcttttctataccTAGCTTTATACCTCACCAAGTAGTCCACAATCATTATTCCTTCTGTGTCCCTATTTTCCCAAGTGATAGCATTATAAACTGGAAGTTGTTTTCGTACATCAATATCAATATCTTTGGCTTGATCATTCCTTTATGCACCCTAACATTCTGCTACTCTCAAATTATTATGAACCTACGAAGGAACAAAACCAAGCAGAAGAAATATGCCATTCGATTAATACTTACAGTTGTCattgtgttttatcttttttgggGTCCTTATAATATACTGCTCTTTCTATACATTTTAGAAATGTTTGGCATACTCAACGACCGTGACGTGAGCCATTTGAATTTGGCATTTGATATAACACAAATATTGACTTATGTACACTGCTGTCTAAATCCTATAATTTATACTTTTGCCGGTGAgaaatttaaaaagtatttatacATAATTTTAAGGAAGCCTTTTAGGGCAATGAAAACATCCAGAATCAGGCAGTCCTTTCAAAGTTCATTCACAGACCGCACATCTACAAGCAAAGAAAGCAGAACTTGCTCCGTCACAGATGAGCTTGTATAA